From the Candidatus Krumholzibacteriota bacterium genome, one window contains:
- a CDS encoding DUF1957 domain-containing protein: MTDPGKGYLALVLHAHLPFVRHPEHDDFLEEDWFFEALTETYIPLIEIFDRLVDEGIPFRITMSLTPPLLSMMSDPLLQLRYIRHLNKLIDLAGKEIARTRWTPDYHELALMYHWKFSRARQIFLEQYDSRLIEAFKKHQDLGNLEIITCGATHGFMPLIHNRKAARAQIQIAANHYEKHFGRRPRGIWLAECGYTPGVDELLKEAGIKYFFTDTHGILFGAPRPRYGVFAPVYCPSTAVAAFGRDKESSKQVWSAKEGYPGDFEYRDFYRDIGFDLDYDYIRPYLHPDGNRIHLGIKYHRITGATDQKEPYRPTAAREKAAVHAGNFMFNREKQIEHLNALLGMKPLIVSPYDAELFGHWWYEGPEWIDFLLRKLHFDQDTIIPITPSEYLERHPKLQAVQPTMSSWGHKGYNEVWLEGSNDWIYPHLHMMSDRMVELTARFPESDGVLRRALNQAARELLLAQSSDWAFIMKTGTMVEYAHKRTKDAIGRFDKLYNDILSSKINDQWLKEVESRDNLFPDLDYRVYS, encoded by the coding sequence ATGACAGACCCCGGAAAAGGTTATCTCGCGCTTGTCCTTCACGCCCATCTTCCATTCGTGAGGCATCCCGAACATGACGATTTCCTCGAGGAAGACTGGTTCTTCGAGGCATTGACGGAGACATATATCCCCCTGATAGAGATCTTCGACAGGCTCGTCGACGAGGGGATCCCGTTCAGGATAACGATGTCGCTTACTCCACCGCTACTGTCGATGATGTCCGATCCGCTCCTGCAGCTGAGATATATCAGGCACCTGAACAAACTGATCGATCTTGCCGGCAAGGAGATCGCCAGGACGAGGTGGACGCCCGACTATCACGAACTGGCGCTGATGTACCACTGGAAATTCTCCCGGGCCCGCCAGATATTCCTCGAGCAGTACGACAGCAGGCTGATAGAGGCTTTCAAAAAGCACCAGGACCTTGGCAACCTCGAGATAATCACCTGTGGCGCGACGCACGGATTCATGCCACTGATCCACAACCGCAAGGCGGCCAGGGCCCAGATACAGATCGCCGCCAACCACTACGAAAAACATTTCGGACGAAGGCCGAGAGGGATCTGGCTGGCCGAGTGCGGTTACACCCCAGGCGTCGACGAGCTGTTGAAAGAAGCGGGGATAAAATATTTCTTTACCGATACACACGGGATACTTTTCGGGGCTCCACGGCCGCGATACGGAGTCTTCGCTCCGGTATACTGCCCTTCGACCGCCGTTGCCGCCTTCGGCCGCGACAAGGAATCATCGAAACAGGTCTGGAGCGCGAAAGAAGGATACCCGGGCGATTTTGAGTACAGGGATTTCTATAGGGATATAGGGTTCGATCTCGATTATGACTATATCAGGCCATACCTCCACCCCGACGGAAACAGGATACACCTGGGGATCAAATATCACAGGATCACCGGCGCGACAGACCAGAAGGAACCTTACCGCCCGACCGCTGCCAGAGAGAAAGCGGCCGTACACGCCGGCAATTTCATGTTCAACCGTGAAAAACAGATCGAACACCTCAACGCCCTGCTCGGAATGAAGCCGCTCATAGTGTCCCCTTATGACGCGGAACTTTTCGGGCACTGGTGGTATGAAGGTCCCGAATGGATCGATTTCCTTCTGCGCAAGCTCCACTTCGACCAGGATACGATAATCCCGATCACTCCATCGGAGTATCTGGAAAGGCACCCGAAGCTGCAGGCCGTCCAACCGACGATGTCCTCGTGGGGACACAAAGGATATAACGAGGTGTGGCTTGAAGGCAGCAACGACTGGATCTATCCACATCTGCATATGATGTCGGACCGGATGGTCGAACTGACCGCGCGCTTTCCCGAATCGGACGGCGTTCTGAGACGGGCCCTGAACCAGGCCGCTCGCGAACTTCTGCTGGCCCAGAGCAGCGACTGGGCTTTCATCATGAAGACCGGAACGATGGTCGAATACGCGCACAAAAGGACCAAAGACGCGATCGGACGTTTCGACAAGCTGTATAATGATATTCTCTCGTCGAAAATAAACGACCAGTGGCTCAAGGAAGTGGAAAGCAGGGACAACCTCTTTCCTGATCTCGATTATCGCGTATACTCCTGA
- a CDS encoding DUF3536 domain-containing protein: protein MDETGKKRHLIIHGHFYQPPRENPWTQRIDRQESASPYHDWNERISRECYRPNARSRRLDGYGRVTRLVNNYEAISFNFGPTLLSWIEDKDPALIDQLAEADRASARRLGGKGNAVAQVYNHIIMPLANIQDQKTQIRWGVSDFEKRFERSPEGIWLAETAINDLSLGLLIDFGFRFAILSPFQAEKFRPLGKSGGWKTVDDGSIPTGRAYRSYTRTGKGKRRTDRFIDIFFYDARLSTDISFNHLLSNGDRLAEAISDSFERCGGDLVTIATDGEIYGHHEPFGDMALAYLIDEGARRYDISLTNFSAYLDSHETQFEVVLKAGKNGEGTAWSCSHGVGRWKEDCGCSTGGLPGWNQKWRTPLREGLDTLRDRLSAIFEKKGALLLTDPWQARDDYISVMTPRSVEKVSSFIREKSRVDLSDEDLSLACRLLEAQRNALLMFTSCGWFFNDISGIETVQLLKYAARAIELGGCEDAADIENEFLLALEKARSNTAPAGTGRDLYLEAKSSSSVRPSFLAGQYVLASSLSSTEASPEIFGYNFNISDDTVMEVSGITLNIGRVSMTSPYTLEKNDFKYILVVGTPARVACMLNECAGSEEFESMKSHFSALPADTDYFDIVADMADYFEGNIFVMRDLFSEDREKILGLLAKKQILEVKSIFEKLYFENREILRLFKETSLTPPESLLAPARAVLAERLSGEIDRWTESFDTAGLDGIKKVISESNYYGIELDKSRTLKIFTGFFLGMLSPMRESLSNKISDQLFTFAEYCREIDLELPHHDIQNEIFTILETRVGDAADRIATGAAGSGADLSDVVSFLRLAERFNFNIDSWQERLPK, encoded by the coding sequence ATGGACGAGACCGGGAAAAAAAGACACCTTATAATACACGGGCATTTTTACCAGCCTCCGCGTGAGAATCCGTGGACCCAGCGAATCGACCGCCAGGAATCTGCCTCTCCCTATCACGACTGGAACGAACGGATCAGCCGCGAATGCTATCGTCCTAACGCCAGATCAAGACGCCTTGACGGTTACGGAAGGGTCACCCGCCTGGTAAATAATTATGAGGCGATCAGTTTCAATTTCGGCCCCACTCTTCTGTCATGGATCGAGGATAAAGACCCGGCCCTGATCGATCAGCTGGCCGAAGCGGACAGGGCGAGCGCCCGGCGGCTCGGGGGAAAAGGGAACGCCGTCGCGCAGGTGTACAACCATATTATCATGCCTCTGGCGAACATCCAGGATCAGAAGACCCAGATCAGGTGGGGCGTGTCAGACTTCGAAAAGCGTTTCGAACGAAGCCCCGAGGGGATCTGGCTTGCCGAAACGGCGATCAATGACCTTTCTCTTGGACTTCTTATCGATTTCGGGTTCCGGTTCGCCATCCTCTCTCCATTCCAGGCGGAGAAATTCCGTCCCCTCGGAAAAAGCGGAGGTTGGAAAACCGTTGATGACGGATCTATTCCGACAGGCCGGGCGTACAGATCATACACCAGGACAGGGAAAGGAAAACGCAGGACGGACCGGTTCATCGACATCTTCTTTTACGACGCAAGACTTTCGACCGATATAAGTTTCAATCACCTTCTTTCCAACGGAGACCGGCTTGCCGAAGCGATATCCGATTCATTCGAAAGGTGCGGCGGCGACCTTGTCACGATCGCCACAGACGGCGAGATATACGGCCACCACGAACCGTTCGGCGATATGGCCCTCGCCTATCTGATAGACGAGGGAGCCCGCAGGTATGATATCTCTTTAACCAACTTCAGCGCCTACCTCGACTCTCACGAGACGCAGTTCGAGGTCGTTTTAAAGGCAGGGAAAAACGGCGAGGGGACCGCATGGTCCTGTTCTCACGGAGTAGGAAGGTGGAAGGAAGATTGCGGTTGCAGCACCGGCGGATTGCCGGGCTGGAATCAGAAATGGAGAACCCCGCTCAGGGAAGGCCTCGACACTCTTCGAGACCGGCTCTCGGCTATCTTTGAGAAGAAAGGCGCCCTGCTTCTGACTGATCCGTGGCAGGCGCGCGACGATTACATCTCTGTCATGACCCCTCGAAGTGTCGAGAAGGTCAGCTCTTTTATCAGGGAAAAGTCACGTGTCGATCTTTCCGATGAGGACCTCTCCCTCGCCTGCAGGCTTCTCGAGGCGCAGAGAAACGCTCTTCTGATGTTTACCTCATGCGGATGGTTCTTCAACGACATTTCCGGCATCGAGACGGTCCAGCTTCTCAAATATGCCGCGCGGGCTATCGAGCTCGGCGGATGCGAGGATGCCGCAGATATAGAGAATGAGTTTCTACTCGCTCTCGAGAAGGCCAGGAGCAATACGGCCCCGGCGGGGACCGGCAGGGATCTTTACCTTGAGGCCAAAAGTTCATCATCGGTCAGACCCTCGTTTCTTGCCGGCCAGTATGTACTTGCTTCCTCTCTTTCTTCGACGGAGGCATCTCCGGAGATCTTCGGTTATAACTTTAATATCTCCGATGATACCGTGATGGAGGTTTCAGGGATCACGCTGAACATCGGCAGGGTTTCGATGACGTCACCGTATACTCTCGAAAAAAACGATTTCAAATATATACTTGTCGTTGGCACTCCGGCCCGCGTGGCCTGCATGCTTAACGAATGCGCCGGCAGTGAGGAATTCGAATCGATGAAGTCCCATTTTTCAGCCCTCCCTGCCGACACTGATTATTTCGATATAGTCGCCGATATGGCCGATTACTTCGAAGGGAATATCTTCGTTATGCGCGACCTTTTCAGCGAAGACAGGGAAAAGATCCTGGGGCTTCTGGCAAAAAAACAGATATTGGAAGTAAAAAGCATATTCGAGAAACTCTATTTCGAGAACCGCGAGATCCTCAGGCTCTTCAAGGAGACTTCCCTCACCCCGCCGGAAAGCCTCCTTGCTCCGGCGAGGGCAGTACTTGCCGAACGTCTTTCCGGCGAGATCGACAGGTGGACCGAGAGTTTCGACACGGCCGGACTCGATGGGATAAAAAAGGTGATCTCCGAATCGAACTACTACGGCATAGAACTAGACAAGAGCAGGACGCTGAAGATCTTTACCGGATTTTTCCTCGGCATGCTTTCCCCGATGCGCGAATCTCTCTCAAATAAGATCTCCGATCAACTCTTCACTTTCGCCGAATACTGCCGCGAGATCGATCTCGAACTGCCCCATCACGATATCCAGAACGAGATCTTCACTATCCTCGAGACCCGGGTCGGAGACGCCGCTGACAGGATCGCCACTGGCGCGGCCGGCTCGGGCGCCGATCTTTCAGACGTGGTGAGTTTTCTCAGGCTCGCCGAAAGATTCAATTTCAATATCGATTCGTGGCAGGAACGTCTTCCGAAATAA